Proteins encoded together in one Acidobacteriota bacterium window:
- the lptC gene encoding LPS export ABC transporter periplasmic protein LptC, with protein MPAPRRKVPILVRLRGTILTLAILLTMALIGLYYFGRAGLQSPTELPREEVLPPEEEEVTTLSKGFDYTQYEDDRKVFRVRGATYRADREGLAHLEDVAIELFRRDGESFQALSQQATYDQGAAAAELSGEVHLTGPRGLELWTEELTVGEQGERVLSPVPVRFEYQGKLRGSADNMRVEIPAELFLLQGNLTIRSMPGAEVPMQLTAQRGFMEQAERTLRAEGGVRLEHGGDWLECLRLIAYLADDADVLRFVRAKWQVVGALSVPPEDPQSPPGRMEYSAGGLAALFDESGENIQSLELEGGSGQPADLRSIDPATGHLRRITANLIHSGFSGQGLETVQAEGQVRMAEFAGPEPTGELVREARSERATASVDASGAISDVRLDQAVDFREAAVRITSNQARVRMNEGEAEFIGGPVQVLGERGELKAPRVLFQREDNRVHAQDGVRAVLSSPQGSAVPGPLLNSGEGPVYVDSEEAFWHRDEDLFVFRGAVRAWRGRDLLLAQEAEVNRAGDRLRASGGVKTVWHPEARQRTEADTLEVDAQRFDYDGANQRLVYQGKVKVDDGLYRMACDEAQIDLLEDGGMERLNCTGAARLEDPAQGRVVEGSRAVYDPGVEIVEVYGDPVIMKDREGSELKGRELVYRLQQGTVEFRSAKPDEASGEEGR; from the coding sequence ATGCCCGCCCCCCGTCGCAAAGTCCCGATCCTCGTCCGCCTACGGGGCACCATCCTCACCCTGGCCATTCTGCTGACCATGGCCCTCATCGGCCTCTACTACTTTGGCCGGGCCGGCTTGCAGTCCCCCACGGAGCTACCGCGGGAAGAAGTCCTGCCGCCGGAGGAGGAAGAGGTCACGACCCTCTCCAAGGGCTTCGACTACACCCAATACGAGGACGACCGCAAGGTCTTCCGGGTGCGCGGCGCTACCTACCGCGCCGACCGTGAGGGCTTGGCCCACCTGGAGGATGTGGCCATCGAGCTCTTCCGCCGCGACGGCGAGAGCTTCCAAGCCCTCAGCCAGCAGGCCACCTACGATCAGGGCGCCGCGGCGGCGGAGCTTTCCGGCGAGGTGCACCTCACCGGGCCCCGGGGGCTGGAGCTGTGGACCGAAGAGCTCACCGTCGGCGAGCAGGGGGAGCGGGTTCTGAGCCCCGTGCCGGTGCGCTTCGAGTATCAAGGGAAGCTGCGCGGCAGCGCCGACAATATGCGGGTGGAGATCCCGGCGGAGCTCTTCCTGCTGCAGGGGAACCTGACCATCCGCAGCATGCCCGGCGCCGAAGTGCCGATGCAGCTCACCGCCCAACGGGGCTTCATGGAGCAGGCGGAGCGCACGCTGCGGGCGGAGGGCGGCGTGCGGCTGGAGCACGGCGGCGACTGGCTGGAATGCCTGCGCCTCATCGCCTACCTGGCGGACGATGCGGATGTTCTGCGCTTCGTGCGCGCCAAATGGCAGGTGGTCGGCGCCCTCTCGGTGCCGCCGGAGGATCCCCAATCGCCACCGGGCCGTATGGAGTACTCCGCCGGCGGTCTCGCGGCGCTCTTCGATGAGTCGGGAGAGAACATCCAATCCTTGGAGCTGGAGGGCGGCTCCGGGCAGCCGGCGGATCTGCGCAGCATCGATCCCGCCACCGGTCATCTGCGCCGCATCACCGCCAACCTGATCCACTCGGGCTTCTCCGGCCAGGGGCTGGAAACGGTGCAGGCGGAAGGGCAGGTGCGGATGGCGGAGTTCGCCGGACCGGAGCCCACTGGCGAGCTGGTGCGGGAGGCCCGCTCCGAGCGCGCCACCGCCTCCGTCGACGCCAGCGGCGCCATCAGCGACGTGCGGCTAGATCAAGCGGTGGATTTTCGCGAGGCAGCGGTGCGCATCACCAGCAACCAGGCGCGAGTGCGAATGAACGAGGGTGAGGCGGAGTTCATCGGCGGACCGGTGCAGGTGCTGGGGGAGCGGGGAGAGCTGAAGGCCCCCCGGGTGCTCTTCCAGCGGGAGGACAATCGGGTCCACGCCCAGGACGGCGTGCGGGCCGTCCTCAGCTCACCCCAAGGCTCGGCGGTACCCGGCCCGCTGCTCAACAGCGGCGAGGGCCCAGTCTACGTCGATTCCGAGGAAGCCTTCTGGCATCGGGACGAGGATCTCTTCGTTTTTCGCGGTGCGGTCCGCGCCTGGCGGGGCCGCGATCTGCTGCTGGCCCAGGAGGCGGAGGTCAACCGCGCCGGTGACCGGCTGCGAGCCAGTGGTGGCGTCAAGACGGTGTGGCACCCGGAAGCGCGCCAGCGCACCGAGGCGGATACTCTGGAAGTGGACGCCCAACGCTTCGACTACGACGGCGCCAACCAACGGCTGGTCTACCAGGGCAAGGTGAAGGTAGACGACGGCCTCTACCGGATGGCCTGCGACGAGGCGCAAATCGACTTGTTGGAAGACGGCGGCATGGAGCGCCTGAATTGCACCGGCGCGGCACGATTGGAAGATCCTGCCCAGGGACGGGTGGTGGAGGGGAGCCGAGCCGTCTATGATCCAGGGGTGGAAATTGTAGAAGTCTACGGCGATCCGGTGATCATGAAGGACCGTGAGGGCAGCGAGCTCAAAGGCCGCGAGCTGGTCTACCGCCTGCAGCAGGGGACGGTGGAATTCCGTTCCGCCAAGCCCGACGAAGCGTCGGGGGAGGAAGGGCGTTGA